Proteins from one Arthrobacter sp. DNA4 genomic window:
- a CDS encoding pyridoxamine 5'-phosphate oxidase family protein, with protein MNSAATEPEIKELGVHDCWRYLRSTSLCRIAFTDGVTVENYPVNFVPTNGTLLIRTGEGTKLASLTDRKAVTVEADGMNQYGTIAWSVVLKGHAMVVSDEEEIRDAMEAGLSPWQPGQKNILIRITPEEMTGRRFVIAAPTHWWPPREPAAD; from the coding sequence ATGAACAGCGCAGCGACAGAACCGGAAATCAAGGAACTCGGCGTCCACGATTGCTGGCGATACCTCAGGTCAACTTCCCTTTGCAGGATTGCCTTCACCGATGGCGTCACCGTGGAGAACTACCCGGTGAATTTTGTCCCCACCAACGGCACATTGCTCATCCGCACCGGCGAAGGAACAAAGCTCGCTTCCCTGACCGACCGGAAGGCTGTAACCGTCGAGGCGGACGGAATGAACCAGTACGGCACCATCGCCTGGAGCGTCGTCCTGAAGGGCCATGCCATGGTGGTGTCCGATGAGGAGGAGATCCGGGATGCCATGGAGGCAGGCCTCTCCCCCTGGCAGCCGGGTCAAAAAAACATCCTGATCCGGATCACGCCGGAGGAGATGACCGGCCGGAGGTTCGTGATCGCAGCTCCGACCCATTGGTGGCCGCCGCGCGAGCCCGCCGCAGACTAG
- a CDS encoding universal stress protein — translation MAPAKPIAVGISDTAASNAALLWAAARANRLKCPLAVVNVVDDRWMAAEVLPYLEVLRESGLGLLKEAGEKAVAAEPGLQISLQLLEGGVGAALGDYSRNASMLVLGTSGHNRGALTDRALQAAATAECPVAVISEGQAEGRGILVGVDGSRESTQAVAFAAAEADALGEELTILYAFTGPNRWIAAGLPQSSFATHVVEEEQIVLSETEAGLRQDYPDLVVHTVMETVLEPADALLRTAAGARLLVLGSRGKGGFERLVLGSTAHAVLTQPPCPTVITRMHKHNG, via the coding sequence ATGGCACCTGCCAAGCCAATCGCCGTCGGCATCTCTGACACTGCGGCGTCCAATGCCGCCCTGTTGTGGGCAGCAGCCCGGGCCAACCGGCTCAAGTGCCCCCTCGCCGTCGTGAACGTTGTCGACGACCGCTGGATGGCGGCAGAAGTGCTTCCCTACCTTGAAGTCCTGCGCGAATCAGGCCTGGGCCTGCTGAAGGAGGCCGGCGAAAAAGCCGTCGCCGCCGAACCCGGCCTGCAGATTTCGCTCCAGCTCCTCGAAGGAGGGGTGGGGGCGGCACTGGGCGACTATTCCAGGAACGCCTCCATGCTTGTCCTGGGCACCAGCGGGCACAACCGCGGTGCACTGACGGACCGCGCGCTGCAGGCGGCTGCCACGGCTGAGTGCCCCGTTGCTGTCATCAGTGAGGGCCAGGCGGAGGGCCGCGGCATCCTGGTTGGCGTGGATGGGTCGCGTGAGTCAACCCAGGCAGTGGCATTCGCGGCGGCCGAAGCTGACGCGCTCGGCGAGGAACTGACGATCCTCTACGCTTTCACCGGCCCCAACCGGTGGATCGCGGCCGGGCTCCCGCAGAGCAGCTTTGCCACCCATGTGGTCGAGGAAGAGCAGATCGTGCTCTCCGAAACAGAGGCGGGACTCCGGCAGGACTACCCGGACCTTGTGGTGCACACCGTGATGGAAACCGTGCTGGAGCCGGCGGACGCCCTGCTCCGGACTGCCGCAGGCGCCCGGCTGCTGGTCCTGGGCAGCCGCGGAAAGGGCGGCTTCGAGAGACTCGTGCTGGGTTCCACGGCGCACGCGGTGCTGACCCAGCCACCGTGCCCCACCGTGATCACCCGCATGCACAAGCACAACGGCTGA